A stretch of the Pseudorasbora parva isolate DD20220531a chromosome 13, ASM2467924v1, whole genome shotgun sequence genome encodes the following:
- the nkx6.3 gene encoding homeobox protein Nkx-6.3, whose protein sequence is MESNISGSFLFNNSLNQFPSDIKAPVCQYSIPNSFYKLSHANLNSQLQAGTPHGISDILSRSMMGGPGTPALLSGYPSMGGFGTAVPSPGVYYNRDYAPSGLTAFPKPGVECSGMKGKGGSSCWVDGGYEWRGARQQCGNNGGHHTETAGKKKHTRPTFSGHQIFALEKTFEQTKYLAGPERARLAYSLGMTESQVKVWFQNRRTKWRKKSATEPSSTQASRGESGGDGSENEVEDEEYNKPLDPDTDDEKIRQLLRKHRRAFSVLRLGPHHL, encoded by the exons ATGGAGTCCAATATTTCAGGGTCTTTCCTCTTCAACAACAGCTTGAACCAGTTCCCCTCAGACATCAAGGCCCCGGTGTGCCAGTACTCCATTCCCAACTCCTTCTACAAGCTCAGCCATGCCAATCTCAACTCTCAGCTCCAGGCTGGCACTCCGCATGGCATCAGTGACATCCTGAGTCGATCCATGATGGGCGGCCCGGGAACCCCTGCGCTATTGTCCGGGTACCCCTCCATGGGTGGCTTTGGGACAGCTGTGCCCAGTCCAGGGGTGTATTATAATCGGGATTACGCCCCATCGGGACTGACCGCTTTCCCTAAACCTGGTGTTGAATGTTCGGGTATGAAGGGCAAAGGAGGCAGCAGCTGCTGGGTGGATGGAGGATATGAGTGGAGAGGAGCGAGACAGCAGTGTGGCAACA ATGGTGGGCATCACACTGAGACTGCGGGGAAAAAGAAGCACACAAGACCCACTTTCAGTGGACACCAGATCTTCGCTCTGGAAAAAACCTTCGAGCAGACCAAATACCTGGCAGGACCAGAGAGAGCCAGACTGGCATACTCACTAGGCATGACTGAGTCACAAGTTAAA GTGTGGTTCCAGAACCGGCGCACTAAATGGCGGAAGAAGAGCGCGACGGAGCCCAGCTCCACACAGGCCTCGCGGGGAGAAAGCGGAGGAGATGGGTCAGAGAACGAGGTTGAGGACGAGGAGTACAACAAACCGCTGGACCCCGACACGGACGACGAGAAGATCCGACAGCTTCTGCGAAAACACCGCAGAGCTTTCTCAGTACTGCGCCTGGGACCGCACCATCTCTGA